A genomic region of Paenibacillus sp. PL2-23 contains the following coding sequences:
- a CDS encoding NAD(P)/FAD-dependent oxidoreductase, with amino-acid sequence MENQLYDVVIIGGGPAGLNAALVLGRARKDVVLLDEGRPRNAVTGEMHGFLTRDGIAPGEFRRIAKEEIAAYPSVSILAEAAGAITGADSRFTIETTNGLKLLAKKILLAVGMKDRPLDIPGLADVYGKSAFVCPYCDGWELRDQPLVIINRGAELMHFAPVISGWSKRLTVCTNGPDELTESQREELRSNGVPLLESPIRQIDSSDDGIVRQVVLEDGTAVACRGIFFRPELVAGSNLAEGLGCKMTDMGSVEVDEFGKTNIPGVYSAGDVASRLHQAIAAASNGALVAAVINNELNSEAWRGNL; translated from the coding sequence ATGGAGAATCAATTGTATGATGTGGTCATTATCGGCGGCGGACCGGCTGGACTGAACGCGGCTTTGGTGCTGGGAAGGGCAAGGAAAGACGTGGTTTTGCTTGATGAGGGCCGTCCCCGCAATGCTGTGACTGGAGAGATGCACGGGTTTCTTACACGGGACGGAATAGCGCCTGGCGAGTTTCGGCGAATAGCGAAGGAGGAGATTGCTGCTTATCCCTCTGTATCCATCCTGGCAGAAGCAGCAGGGGCCATTACAGGCGCCGATAGCAGGTTCACCATAGAAACCACGAATGGCCTGAAGCTTCTAGCCAAAAAAATATTATTGGCGGTGGGCATGAAGGATCGCCCCCTCGATATCCCCGGACTTGCGGACGTATACGGGAAAAGCGCTTTTGTCTGCCCGTATTGCGATGGCTGGGAGCTAAGGGATCAGCCGCTTGTTATTATTAATAGAGGCGCTGAGCTCATGCATTTTGCCCCGGTCATCTCCGGCTGGTCGAAGCGTCTGACGGTCTGCACCAATGGCCCCGATGAACTAACGGAGAGCCAGCGAGAGGAGCTCAGAAGCAATGGAGTGCCGTTGCTTGAGTCTCCTATTAGGCAGATTGACTCCAGCGACGACGGCATTGTCCGCCAGGTCGTTCTGGAGGACGGCACGGCTGTCGCGTGCAGAGGCATCTTTTTCAGACCAGAGCTTGTTGCGGGCTCGAACTTGGCGGAGGGGCTGGGTTGCAAGATGACGGACATGGGATCGGTTGAGGTTGATGAATTTGGCAAAACAAACATTCCAGGCGTCTATAGCGCCGGAGATGTCGCATCGCGATTGCACCAGGCCATAGCAGCAGCTTCCAATGGGGCGTTAGTTGCCGCGGTTATAAACAATGAGCTGAATAGTGAGGCCTGGAGGGGGAATTTATAA
- a CDS encoding Rrf2 family transcriptional regulator — translation MQFSKSTDYALHALIHLGLSERSHHIGIKELSGTLGVSESYLSKIMSKLRQDGIVRAVPGVNGGYELARPAGEISFLDVIQVIEGRQQLFECSNSNSQQHQLLAEQGAAPEEQRCSGEKKDCLVEKIMYGAEQQLHQYLREHTIQTVLDEALKRCSHGGNKK, via the coding sequence TTGCAGTTCTCCAAAAGCACCGATTATGCTCTACACGCCTTAATTCATCTCGGACTGTCAGAGCGCTCCCATCATATTGGCATCAAGGAATTATCAGGGACGCTTGGTGTGTCCGAAAGCTACTTGTCCAAGATCATGTCGAAGCTGAGACAGGATGGCATTGTACGCGCCGTACCTGGCGTGAACGGCGGGTATGAGCTAGCCAGGCCGGCGGGAGAGATTTCATTTCTAGATGTGATTCAAGTGATTGAAGGAAGGCAGCAGTTATTCGAATGCTCCAATTCGAATTCGCAGCAGCATCAACTGTTAGCGGAGCAGGGAGCTGCACCGGAGGAACAGAGGTGTTCAGGGGAGAAGAAGGATTGCCTGGTTGAGAAAATCATGTACGGCGCGGAGCAGCAGCTGCACCAATACTTACGGGAGCATACGATCCAGACGGTACTGGATGAGGCGCTCAAGCGTTGCAGCCATGGGGGTAACAAGAAGTAA
- a CDS encoding AraC family transcriptional regulator: MDRVGVYYNEAGTIMLDHTIRTGNFTMTIQHAHDEYELYYLMSGQRDYFIRDRTYRVEKGSFVFVEREELHRTIDTGVANHERVVFNFSPSLLAGFPLIGSNGVITLPLQEQYKGEALIAELIEEARGHATGRDVMMESLLRQLLLLLFRTQAEHVTTEEQPSSAHRVISEVASYIGDNYHESLRLNDVAKRFYISPYYLSRKFKQCTGFGYSEYVQLVRVREAQRLLRETDLKMIEVAARIGIQPVANFYKLFKSANGCSPLQYRKRQRGQQWVED, translated from the coding sequence TTGGATAGAGTAGGCGTGTATTATAATGAAGCGGGCACCATTATGCTGGATCATACCATCCGGACGGGCAACTTCACGATGACGATCCAGCATGCTCACGACGAATACGAGCTGTATTACTTAATGTCGGGCCAAAGGGATTATTTCATACGGGATCGGACGTACAGAGTGGAGAAGGGGAGCTTTGTATTCGTAGAACGCGAGGAGTTGCACCGGACCATAGATACGGGGGTGGCGAATCATGAGAGGGTTGTCTTCAACTTCTCTCCTTCGCTTCTTGCGGGCTTTCCGCTGATCGGAAGCAATGGGGTTATTACTCTGCCGCTGCAGGAGCAGTATAAGGGCGAGGCGTTAATCGCTGAGCTGATCGAGGAGGCCAGGGGGCACGCCACCGGCAGAGACGTGATGATGGAATCGCTGCTTCGGCAGCTTCTGCTGCTGTTATTCCGAACCCAGGCCGAGCATGTTACGACGGAGGAGCAGCCATCGTCCGCTCACCGGGTCATCTCGGAGGTCGCTTCTTATATTGGCGACAATTATCACGAGTCTCTAAGGCTGAACGACGTGGCGAAGCGCTTCTACATCAGCCCCTACTACCTGAGCCGCAAGTTCAAACAGTGCACGGGCTTCGGCTATTCGGAATACGTCCAGCTGGTGCGGGTAAGGGAAGCCCAGCGGCTGCTAAGGGAAACGGATTTGAAAATGATCGAGGTAGCGGCGCGAATCGGCATCCAGCCGGTCGCGAACTTCTACAAGCTGTTCAAGTCGGCCAATGGCTGCTCCCCGCTGCAGTATAGGAAACGGCAGCGAGGGCAGCAGTGGGTTGAGGATTGA
- a CDS encoding MDR family MFS transporter, with protein sequence MDVTNLKRGPIMVAMIVGMFVAALNETLMGNAFPALMASFDASATTIQWLTTAYLLVVGVLVPVTAVLQQWFTTRQMFLSAMSLFFAGTLISAISPAFGVLLAGRIFQAIGTGVLLPLIMNIIMTIYPPEKRGGAMGMLGLVVMFAPAIGPTLSGLIVDGLSWRWLFYLVLPFALLSIIVGAAVLKNVSEVTRPKVDILSILLSTIGFGGIVYGFSSAGERGWSEPLVIWMIAAGGVSLVLFSWRQLLLKNPVMDLRVFRYPVFALVAVLMFVLLMTFFSSAIMLPLFMQGVLLMTAFKSGLVLLPGGILNGLMAPISGKLFDQFGPRVLVIPGLTLTVISLWLFTRFDAATSTGFLMASHIILMIGIALVMMPVQTAGLNQLPRHLHPHGTAILNTLQQVSGAVGIALYISIMSNGQKRYLSNVNDPSSPIEMTNGLAVGIHQAFWFGVAAAIAALLLGLFLGKGKAAEQEQGVS encoded by the coding sequence ATGGATGTAACCAACTTAAAGCGTGGTCCAATCATGGTTGCAATGATCGTAGGCATGTTTGTTGCCGCCTTGAATGAGACGCTGATGGGCAATGCCTTCCCTGCATTAATGGCATCCTTTGATGCATCTGCGACTACGATTCAATGGCTAACCACGGCCTATTTGCTAGTCGTTGGGGTGTTAGTGCCGGTGACGGCGGTATTGCAGCAGTGGTTCACCACTCGTCAAATGTTTTTGTCTGCCATGAGCCTGTTTTTTGCAGGCACGCTTATCTCAGCGATCTCGCCAGCATTTGGCGTGCTGCTGGCAGGACGTATTTTTCAGGCGATTGGAACAGGGGTGCTGCTGCCTCTAATTATGAATATTATTATGACCATCTATCCGCCAGAAAAACGCGGGGGTGCGATGGGGATGCTGGGGCTTGTCGTGATGTTTGCGCCAGCAATCGGACCTACCTTATCGGGCTTGATTGTTGACGGACTTTCCTGGCGCTGGTTGTTCTATCTGGTATTGCCCTTTGCGCTGCTCTCCATTATCGTTGGAGCCGCTGTATTGAAGAACGTATCGGAAGTAACCAGGCCGAAAGTGGACATTTTGTCTATTCTCCTCTCTACCATCGGCTTCGGCGGTATCGTGTATGGGTTCAGCAGCGCTGGCGAAAGGGGCTGGTCGGAGCCATTGGTGATTTGGATGATCGCCGCGGGCGGCGTTTCGCTGGTTCTGTTTAGTTGGCGGCAATTGCTGCTGAAGAACCCCGTTATGGATTTACGCGTATTCCGTTATCCCGTATTTGCGCTTGTAGCAGTACTGATGTTTGTGCTCCTGATGACTTTTTTTTCGTCCGCCATCATGCTTCCGTTGTTTATGCAGGGCGTGCTGCTGATGACGGCTTTCAAGTCGGGGTTGGTGCTGCTGCCAGGCGGCATTCTGAACGGACTTATGGCGCCCATCTCTGGCAAGCTGTTTGATCAATTTGGACCACGGGTTTTGGTTATTCCCGGGTTGACCCTAACCGTCATTTCGTTGTGGCTGTTTACCCGATTCGATGCCGCAACGTCGACCGGATTTCTTATGGCGTCACATATCATCCTTATGATTGGCATTGCTTTAGTGATGATGCCTGTACAGACAGCCGGGCTTAATCAGCTGCCCCGCCATCTGCATCCTCACGGGACCGCGATTCTGAATACACTGCAGCAAGTGTCCGGCGCAGTAGGGATTGCCCTTTACATTAGTATCATGTCGAATGGGCAGAAGCGTTATTTGAGCAACGTAAACGATCCATCGTCCCCCATCGAAATGACTAACGGCCTGGCCGTTGGCATCCATCAAGCCTTCTGGTTCGGTGTTGCTGCTGCCATTGCAGCGCTGCTTCTGGGACTTTTCCTGGGAAAAGGAAAGGCTGCCGAGCAGGAGCAGGGGGTATCATGA
- a CDS encoding GTP-binding protein gives MSTLQAERRIPVTVLSGYLGAGKTTILNHVLNNREGLKVAVIVNDLSEVNIDAELVREGGGLSRNEEKLVEMSNGCICCTLRDDLLQEVERLAMEGRFDYILIESTGIGEPLPVAQTFTYVDEEQNIDLSKLTRLDCMVTVVDAFNFWQDFNSSESLSQRNQEAGEGDTRHVVHLLTDQVEFCDVLIINKCDLISEEELVKLETALRGLQPRAKFIRASQGNINPKEILNTGLFDFDAASQSAGWIQELQKEHHTPETEEYGISSFVYTRKIPFHPERLLKWMAKWPKAVVRSKGILWLATRNNTAISFSQAGVSRQLAPAGLWVASLSEDERKAYFGENYPKSPDWDDEWGDRVTKLVLIGIDLDKEAISQSLDGALLTPEEMSGNWRSLADPLPAF, from the coding sequence ATGAGCACTCTGCAGGCAGAACGCAGGATCCCGGTGACGGTGCTGAGCGGCTATCTCGGCGCGGGGAAGACGACCATTCTGAATCATGTTCTGAACAACCGCGAGGGTCTTAAGGTTGCCGTTATCGTCAACGATCTGAGCGAAGTGAACATCGATGCGGAATTAGTGCGTGAGGGGGGCGGCTTAAGCCGGAACGAAGAGAAGCTGGTGGAGATGTCCAACGGCTGCATCTGCTGCACGCTCAGAGACGATCTCTTGCAGGAGGTGGAGCGTCTGGCGATGGAGGGGCGGTTCGATTACATCCTCATTGAATCGACAGGGATTGGCGAGCCGCTTCCGGTCGCCCAAACCTTCACTTACGTAGATGAGGAGCAAAATATCGACTTGTCCAAGCTGACCCGGCTGGACTGTATGGTGACGGTCGTTGATGCTTTCAACTTCTGGCAGGATTTCAACTCTTCGGAATCTTTAAGCCAGCGGAATCAAGAGGCTGGCGAAGGGGATACAAGACATGTTGTGCATTTGCTTACCGATCAGGTAGAGTTTTGCGATGTGCTGATTATTAATAAGTGCGACCTGATCAGCGAGGAAGAGCTCGTGAAGCTGGAAACCGCCTTGAGGGGGCTTCAGCCGCGCGCGAAATTCATCAGGGCCAGTCAGGGGAACATTAATCCCAAGGAGATCCTGAATACAGGCCTGTTCGACTTCGATGCGGCAAGCCAGTCGGCCGGATGGATTCAGGAGTTGCAGAAGGAGCACCATACACCGGAAACCGAGGAGTACGGCATCTCTTCTTTTGTCTACACGCGCAAAATTCCTTTTCATCCGGAACGACTGCTGAAGTGGATGGCGAAGTGGCCGAAGGCGGTGGTCCGCTCCAAGGGGATATTGTGGCTGGCAACTCGCAACAACACGGCGATCTCCTTCAGTCAGGCGGGCGTATCCCGGCAGCTTGCCCCGGCAGGCTTGTGGGTCGCGTCTCTGTCGGAGGATGAGAGAAAGGCTTATTTCGGAGAGAATTATCCCAAATCGCCTGATTGGGACGACGAATGGGGCGACCGCGTGACCAAGCTTGTATTGATTGGCATTGACTTGGATAAGGAAGCCATCAGCCAATCGTTGGACGGAGCGTTGCTGACCCCCGAAGAGATGAGCGGCAATTGGCGTTCACTCGCGGACCCTCTGCCGGCATTCTAA
- a CDS encoding GTP-binding protein, translating into MNENKKLPVTVLSGYLGAGKTTILNHVLNNREGLKVAVIVNDLSEVNIDADLIQNGGGLSRTEEKLVEMSNGCICCTLREDLLREVERLAKEGRFDYILIESTGVGEPVPVAQTFSYIDEEQGIDLTEFCRLDCMVTVVDAYRFWADFASGESLMDRKQAVGEDDTRDVVDLLIDQIEFCDVLILNKCDLVGERELEDLEKVLRTLQPRARLIRAERGQVSPSAILNTGLFNFDEASRSAGWMQEMEKEHHTPETEEYGITSFVYERVKPFHPERLMNWMSEWPEEVVRAKGIVWLATRGDMAQSFSQAGPSIQFGPAGKWAAALPEEERQQLLMEEPSLADNWDDQYGDRINKLVFIGLDMDRPAITGELDQCLLTDEEMAMDWSEFQDEFPNQSDVQLEEQLH; encoded by the coding sequence ATGAACGAAAACAAAAAGCTGCCCGTTACAGTCTTGAGCGGTTATCTAGGCGCGGGCAAAACCACGATATTGAATCATGTGCTTAACAACCGCGAGGGGCTCAAGGTTGCGGTGATCGTCAACGACCTGAGCGAGGTGAACATCGACGCAGACCTGATCCAGAACGGCGGAGGACTGTCGCGGACGGAGGAGAAGCTGGTCGAGATGTCCAATGGCTGCATCTGCTGCACGCTGCGTGAGGACTTGCTTCGCGAGGTGGAGAGGCTGGCCAAGGAGGGACGCTTCGATTATATTCTGATCGAATCCACCGGCGTAGGCGAGCCTGTGCCGGTTGCGCAGACCTTCTCGTATATCGATGAGGAGCAAGGCATTGATCTGACCGAGTTTTGCAGGCTTGATTGTATGGTCACCGTCGTGGATGCCTATCGCTTCTGGGCAGATTTCGCCTCAGGCGAGTCGCTTATGGACCGCAAGCAGGCTGTAGGGGAGGATGACACCCGCGATGTGGTGGACCTGCTCATTGATCAGATCGAATTCTGCGATGTGCTTATACTGAACAAATGCGACCTGGTCGGCGAGCGTGAGCTGGAGGATCTGGAGAAGGTGCTTCGAACGCTGCAGCCGCGCGCCAGACTGATTCGCGCCGAACGGGGGCAAGTCAGTCCCTCCGCTATTCTGAATACGGGCTTGTTCAATTTCGATGAAGCAAGCCGTTCGGCAGGATGGATGCAGGAGATGGAGAAGGAGCACCATACGCCGGAAACGGAGGAATATGGCATTACATCGTTCGTATACGAGCGCGTGAAGCCATTCCATCCGGAACGTCTGATGAATTGGATGAGCGAGTGGCCGGAAGAGGTTGTCCGCGCCAAAGGCATCGTATGGCTCGCAACCCGCGGCGATATGGCCCAAAGCTTCAGCCAGGCAGGACCATCCATTCAATTCGGACCCGCTGGCAAGTGGGCGGCAGCGCTTCCGGAGGAGGAGCGTCAGCAGCTGCTTATGGAAGAGCCGTCGCTTGCGGACAATTGGGATGATCAATATGGCGACCGAATCAACAAGCTCGTGTTTATTGGTCTTGACATGGACAGACCGGCCATTACCGGCGAGCTTGACCAATGCTTGCTGACGGACGAGGAGATGGCTATGGACTGGAGCGAGTTCCAGGACGAGTTCCCGAATCAGTCGGATGTACAACTGGAGGAGCAGCTCCACTAA
- the rpmG gene encoding 50S ribosomal protein L33 codes for MRVIITLACTESGDRNYTTTKNKRTTPHRLEMKKYSPRLKKVTIHRETR; via the coding sequence ATGCGTGTCATTATTACATTGGCCTGCACGGAAAGTGGAGACCGCAATTATACGACCACCAAGAACAAACGCACCACGCCTCACCGGCTGGAGATGAAGAAGTATTCTCCGCGTCTGAAGAAGGTTACGATTCATAGGGAAACCCGTTAA
- a CDS encoding class I SAM-dependent methyltransferase — protein sequence MNDFFSAELWEAAWKKDTDLKLERMKRLGVNLARSFDPKAEAFNEQSFSEEGRQRSKRIMNWMEGQGVQFQNISILDIGAASGVFTVPFAERGARITAVESSPPLVELLRKNTSPFAEQVNIVPMPFEEIDVAEHGWEKAFDLVFVSMSPVVYNWPSVEKLLQCSRNYCYISMPVVPSQHSLVEEIWPLVTGRAYQTILSEMGYLLHLLYLKGYSYESLITKEEKTKEISSAAALQEAMTWLSHHRIPEDERNRGIVADYLEQAYPSGKVVIREGGRYGKVLIRLKDQHMFTRES from the coding sequence ATGAACGATTTTTTCTCTGCTGAGTTATGGGAAGCGGCTTGGAAAAAGGATACGGATCTGAAGCTAGAGCGTATGAAGAGGCTCGGCGTTAATCTAGCGCGTTCCTTTGACCCTAAGGCCGAGGCATTCAATGAACAATCCTTTAGTGAAGAGGGAAGACAGAGAAGCAAGCGTATAATGAATTGGATGGAAGGACAAGGGGTTCAATTTCAAAATATTTCTATACTCGATATAGGCGCCGCATCAGGCGTGTTCACAGTACCATTCGCTGAGCGGGGAGCTCGAATAACGGCTGTGGAATCGTCGCCGCCGCTGGTAGAGCTTCTTCGGAAGAACACCTCGCCATTCGCGGAGCAGGTCAACATTGTGCCAATGCCATTTGAAGAGATTGATGTGGCTGAGCATGGATGGGAGAAGGCCTTCGACCTCGTATTTGTGTCCATGAGCCCGGTCGTATACAACTGGCCAAGTGTAGAGAAGCTGCTGCAATGCTCCCGGAATTATTGTTATATCAGCATGCCTGTCGTTCCCTCACAGCACAGCTTAGTTGAAGAAATCTGGCCTCTTGTAACAGGCCGAGCCTACCAAACCATCCTATCCGAAATGGGATATTTGCTTCACCTGCTCTATCTCAAAGGATATTCCTATGAATCGCTCATTACGAAGGAAGAGAAGACCAAAGAAATCTCTAGCGCCGCAGCCTTGCAGGAAGCCATGACTTGGCTCAGCCATCATCGCATTCCGGAAGATGAGCGGAATCGAGGGATAGTTGCCGATTACTTGGAGCAGGCCTATCCTTCCGGGAAGGTTGTCATTCGAGAAGGCGGGCGCTACGGCAAGGTTCTGATTCGATTAAAGGATCAGCATATGTTTACGAGAGAGAGCTAG